ACTCCTCAGGGCGGGCCTCGGCGCCACGGCGCTGATCGCCGCCCCGTCCGTGCTGCGGGCCCAGACGAAGGAACTCGTGGTCGGCGGCGCCGCCGGGCACAAGCCCTGGGTCGAGCAGACCGTCGTGCCCATGTTCGAGAAGAAGTACAACTGCAAGGTGATCTTCGAGGGCACCCGCTCGCTGGTGAACCTCGAGAAGATGCAGAAGAACAAGGACAAGCCCTACATGTCCGTCGTCCAGATGGACGATCCGGTCATGATCCTGGCGGTCAAGGAGGGCCTGCTGGAGCCGCTGACCCCGGCCAAGGCGCCGAATATGGCCGACCTCCTGCCGGGCTCGACCCATATGGACGGCATGTGGGCCAATTATCTGCAGCCCTGGCTCGGCGTCGCCTACAGCAAGACCGCGATGAAGACCGCGCCCTCCTCCTGGGCCGAGATGTTCGAGCCGAAATACAAGGGCCGCATCGTCATCCCCTCGCTGCAGAACACCGAAGGCCTGCCCTCGCTCTTCGTCGCCGGCCTGCTCGCCGGCGGCACGATGGAGAGCGTCCAGAAGGACACCGACGCCGGCTTCAAGAAGCTCGCTTCGCTGAAGCCCAACCTGCTGACGATCTACACGCAGCAGCCGCAGGCCTTCAATCTGCTCGAGCAGGGCGAGGCCTGGATGATCGGGCCGGCGATGTCCTCCTATGCGCTGGAGCGCAAGGCGGCCGGGGCGCCGATCGATCTCTCCGCGCCCAAGGAAGGCGTCTTCGCCATGCCGTCTGGCATCGCGGTCGTGAAGGGCTCGCCGCAGCAGGAGCTCGCCTTCGCCTATGTCAACGAGCTCTTGGGCGCCGAACTGCAGAACAAGCTGGCCGGGCCGACCTTCTCGATCGGCACCAACAAGGCCGTGCCGAAGCCCGAAGGCCTCGGCGCCGACGTGAAGATCCACCAGATCGACTGGGCCAATGTCGCGGCGCAGCGCGGCGACTGGATCAAGCGCTGGGATCGCGAGATGGCGATCTGAGCATGAGCCAGGGTTTCCTGTCCGTCGCGGGAGCGGCCAAGACCTTCGGCGCCGCCACCGTGCTCGATGGAGTCGACCTGTCGATGGCCCGCGGCGAGTTTGTCTCGCTGCTGGGCCCCTCGGGCTGCGGCAAGACTACGCTGCT
This portion of the Bosea sp. OAE506 genome encodes:
- a CDS encoding ABC transporter substrate-binding protein — its product is MDMLSAGKPNRRALLRAGLGATALIAAPSVLRAQTKELVVGGAAGHKPWVEQTVVPMFEKKYNCKVIFEGTRSLVNLEKMQKNKDKPYMSVVQMDDPVMILAVKEGLLEPLTPAKAPNMADLLPGSTHMDGMWANYLQPWLGVAYSKTAMKTAPSSWAEMFEPKYKGRIVIPSLQNTEGLPSLFVAGLLAGGTMESVQKDTDAGFKKLASLKPNLLTIYTQQPQAFNLLEQGEAWMIGPAMSSYALERKAAGAPIDLSAPKEGVFAMPSGIAVVKGSPQQELAFAYVNELLGAELQNKLAGPTFSIGTNKAVPKPEGLGADVKIHQIDWANVAAQRGDWIKRWDREMAI